Proteins encoded by one window of Winogradskyella sp. PG-2:
- a CDS encoding helix-turn-helix domain-containing protein: MFFGNTNIPIIHLDKKEQQKFKTLHEVFIDELETEDNIQAEMLRMLMARFIIKSTRLLKAKEGILETPKSSKVDLLREFNFLVEQHFKKEHSVSFYADKLFRSPKTLSNNFAKLNRSPLQIIHERVVLEAQRLLTYTDKTAKEIAYEIGFDDAPHLSRLFKKYTSQSPSDYKKGLKTTG, translated from the coding sequence TTGTTTTTTGGAAATACTAATATTCCTATTATTCATTTAGATAAAAAAGAACAACAAAAATTTAAAACACTCCATGAAGTTTTTATTGATGAATTAGAAACCGAAGACAACATCCAAGCCGAAATGCTACGAATGTTAATGGCTAGATTTATTATAAAAAGCACAAGATTATTAAAAGCTAAAGAAGGTATTCTTGAAACACCAAAAAGCTCTAAAGTAGATTTACTTCGCGAATTTAATTTTCTTGTAGAACAACATTTTAAAAAAGAGCATAGTGTTTCTTTTTATGCAGATAAGTTATTCCGTTCACCTAAAACTTTATCTAATAACTTTGCTAAACTCAACAGGAGTCCACTTCAAATTATACATGAACGTGTCGTCTTAGAAGCTCAACGTTTATTAACCTATACAGACAAAACTGCAAAGGAAATTGCTTACGAAATCGGTTTTGATGATGCGCCACACTTAAGTCGTTTATTCAAAAAGTATACCTCTCAGTCACCTTCGGATTACAAAAAGGGATTAAAAACGACAGGTTAG
- a CDS encoding ferritin: MLSKTIESALNKQIRIEAESSQVYLAMAVWAEVKGLEGISNFMYDQSDEEREHMLKLVKFVNERGGHAHISELNAPNVEFNSFKKMFEKLLEHEIFVSESINELVHTSLQEKDYATHNFLQWYVAEQIEEEAVARTILDKINMIGDDKGGLYLFDRDIQQLTVNSAAQDLNPGV; encoded by the coding sequence ATGTTATCAAAGACTATTGAATCTGCACTAAATAAACAAATACGAATAGAAGCTGAATCTTCTCAAGTCTATTTAGCTATGGCCGTTTGGGCTGAAGTTAAAGGTTTAGAGGGTATTTCTAACTTTATGTATGATCAGTCTGATGAAGAACGTGAGCATATGTTAAAGCTCGTAAAGTTTGTTAACGAACGTGGTGGACATGCGCACATCTCAGAACTCAACGCTCCTAATGTTGAATTCAATTCATTTAAAAAAATGTTTGAGAAACTCTTAGAGCATGAAATTTTTGTATCTGAAAGTATTAACGAACTGGTTCATACATCACTACAAGAAAAAGATTACGCTACTCATAACTTCTTACAATGGTATGTTGCTGAACAGATTGAAGAAGAAGCTGTGGCTAGAACTATCCTCGACAAGATAAACATGATTGGTGATGATAAAGGAGGCTTATACTTATTTGATAGAGATATACAGCAATTAACGGTAAACTCTGCGGCCCAAGATTTAAATCCAGGAGTTTAA
- a CDS encoding helix-turn-helix transcriptional regulator, producing MPINKNALIRYKTIDKCLQNQYRQWTLNDLIEACSDALYEYEGKDIDVSKRTVQLDIQMMRSEKLGYNAPIVVYDRKYYKYDEDDFSIVNIPVTDKDVKIMNEAIQVLRQFKDFSLFKEMDGVLQRLEDSVYSSQKDKRAIIHLDKNEQLKGLEYIDVIYAAIQNKKVIDVLYQSFRARQASTMTVHPQLLKEFNNRWFLLASHKGKYITLALDRMSKIIDSEAIDYVDHNINGDDYYKDVVGVTVSNSRPQRIEFWIDKYNAPYVITKPFHSSQRIIKHTEDGIIFNVLVQINFEFERLILGFGESIKVIKPIKLRERMQKKLRAAILNYEPREM from the coding sequence ATGCCCATTAATAAAAATGCATTAATCCGATATAAAACAATAGATAAATGTCTTCAGAATCAGTATAGACAATGGACACTCAATGACCTTATTGAAGCCTGTTCTGATGCACTTTATGAATACGAAGGCAAAGATATTGATGTGAGTAAACGTACGGTACAGCTAGACATTCAAATGATGCGGAGTGAAAAGTTGGGCTATAATGCTCCTATTGTTGTGTATGATCGAAAATATTATAAGTATGATGAAGATGACTTCAGTATTGTTAATATTCCTGTTACTGATAAGGATGTAAAAATTATGAATGAGGCCATCCAAGTATTACGTCAGTTTAAAGATTTTTCCTTGTTTAAGGAAATGGATGGTGTATTACAGCGCTTAGAAGATTCGGTTTACTCTTCTCAAAAAGATAAACGCGCCATTATTCATTTAGATAAAAATGAGCAGCTTAAAGGCTTAGAATATATAGATGTTATATATGCAGCTATTCAGAATAAAAAAGTAATAGATGTATTATATCAATCTTTTAGAGCTCGGCAAGCAAGTACAATGACTGTCCATCCACAATTACTAAAAGAATTTAATAATCGTTGGTTTTTATTGGCCTCTCATAAAGGAAAGTATATCACTTTAGCTTTAGACAGAATGTCTAAAATAATAGACTCAGAAGCTATTGATTATGTAGACCATAATATTAATGGAGATGATTATTATAAAGATGTTGTAGGAGTCACTGTGTCTAACTCTAGGCCTCAACGTATAGAATTTTGGATTGACAAGTACAATGCCCCTTATGTGATTACTAAGCCTTTTCATTCATCGCAACGCATTATAAAGCACACCGAAGACGGTATTATATTCAATGTTTTAGTTCAAATTAACTTTGAATTTGAACGCCTTATTTTAGGGTTTGGAGAGAGTATTAAGGTAATTAAACCAATTAAGCTAAGAGAGCGTATGCAGAAGAAATTAAGAGCCGCTATTCTCAATTATGAACCTAGAGAAATGTAA